A window of Clostridia bacterium genomic DNA:
AAACAGCCCGTCTTTCACCATTTTGTCGAATTCTTCGTTCGTCTTGTAATAGTAATGCACTCCGTCGATCTCGCCCGGGCGGGGCTTCCTCGTCGTCGCGGAAACGGTCGTAGCCGCGAGATAGGGATACTTTTCCATCAAAACGCGGCAGATCGTCCCTTTCCCGACGCCCGACGGACCGGATATGACAAACACTTTTCCCTGCTTCATCGCTTACTCCAAATTCTGAATTTGTTCGCGGATCTTTTCGATCTCGCATTTCAAAAGAACGACGTTCTCCTGAATCTCCGAATCGTTCGCCTTCGAGCCGATCGTGTTTGCTTCGCGATTGAGTTCCTGCGTCAAAAAGTCGAGCTTTCTCCCCGCGGAAGGTTCGTCCCTGAGGATCTTGCGATAATGGTCTATATGCGCGTACAGTCTTGCGAGCTCTTCGTCGATCGCGACCTTATCGGCAAACAGCGCGATCTCGGTCAAAAGCCTGTTTTCATCGTACGGAGCGCCGGCGAGCGCGTCCGAAACGGTCTTTTTCAAGCGAACTTTGTATTCTTCCGTCACCATCGGAGCGCGATCCTTGATCAGCCCCGTCAAACGCTCGACTTCGGCAAGCTTGGACAAGATGTCTTCCGTGATCGCTTTTCCTTCCTCAGCGCGCATTTTGACCAGAGAGTCGAGCGCGCGATCGGTCGCTTCGCGGACGAGAAAGAGGATCTCCTCTTCGGGCGCGTCCTTCGGGGTTTCTTCGACGACGCCCTGAACGCGAAGCAAAGAAGACGCGGTAGAGTCGTCCTTCACGCCGAACTTTTCGCTGAGTCTGCGGCTCATTTCGAGATATTCCGCGGCGACGGTTTCGTTCAAAGAAAGAGAGGCGGCGTCCTCGGGGGCGCGATAGGTCGTAAACACGTCGACGTGACCGCGCGCAATTCGGGAAGCGATCGCCTTCTTCATCGCGTCTTCGGCAAAAATCAAAGCGCGCGGAAGTTTAACGGCGAGATCCAAAAAACGGTGATTTACGCTTTTCAGCTCCACCGTCAAAGAGCGCCCGTTGCGCTCCGCTTCGCCTTTTCCGTAGCCCGTCATGCTGTTCATACTTTCTCCTCGGCGCGACAAGCGCGCCCGCAAAGTTATTTATTTACAATAATATAGCATATTTGAGGCTGAAAATACAAGCGAAATGGGAATTTATTTCCCAAGTTTCACTCTTTATGAAAAATAAACGCGTTTTAACGAAAATTTTCGAAAATCTTCGGAAGTTATTCGGAAAGCAGGCGCAGGAATTCTTCTTCGCCGATGATCTCCAAACCGAGTTTTTGCGCTTTTTGAAGTTTACTGCCCGCGTCCTCTCCCGCGACGACGAGGTTCACCGCCTTCGAAACGGTGTCGGAGATCTTGCCTCCGCGCTTTTTGATCTCCTCTTGCGCGGCGGAACGCTTATAGCTCGAAAGGACGCCCGTTATGACGACAGTCTTTCCCGAAAACACTCCCTCTCCATTTTCCTCCTCTTTGAAGACGATTCCTTTGGAAAGAAGGCTGTCGATCCTGCGGAGATTCTCTTCGGAGTGGAAGAAATCGACGATATTGCTTGCCGTGATCAGCCCGAAATCCTCGACGTTGACAAGGTCTTCCACGGTCGCCTTTTTGAGAGCGTCGACGGTGCCGAAGGTTTCTTCGAGGACTTTCGCCGCCTTCTTCCCGACGCCGGGGACGCCGAGCGCGGTTAGGAAACGAGCAAGCGTCGTTTCTTTG
This region includes:
- a CDS encoding YicC family protein translates to MNSMTGYGKGEAERNGRSLTVELKSVNHRFLDLAVKLPRALIFAEDAMKKAIASRIARGHVDVFTTYRAPEDAASLSLNETVAAEYLEMSRRLSEKFGVKDDSTASSLLRVQGVVEETPKDAPEEEILFLVREATDRALDSLVKMRAEEGKAITEDILSKLAEVERLTGLIKDRAPMVTEEYKVRLKKTVSDALAGAPYDENRLLTEIALFADKVAIDEELARLYAHIDHYRKILRDEPSAGRKLDFLTQELNREANTIGSKANDSEIQENVVLLKCEIEKIREQIQNLE